Proteins encoded by one window of uncultured Draconibacterium sp.:
- a CDS encoding ComEC/Rec2 family competence protein, whose translation MVENTFNKIPFLRLTVALASGIFLASVFNFNTTLSIFCAVGIILCLLIIQKRYNHYLSPVFGVLTFILFALIGSISYTEYNKTKPSSATGTMIATVLEAPQEKPNSYKSLLLLHTIHPGGATARTNEKILVYFGKSNEILQLKSGSQIIFDHLPELIENNGNPHEFDYKNYLARKHIYRQVYLNADDWKLIGYKNNTPQTLAETARDKMLKIYREQKIGERETEILSALTLGYKRELDRETKRVFSSAGAMHVLAVSGLHVGILFFTFSFIFGFLKKRKTGKLIYVLILISLLWSYAFVTGLSPSVMRACTMFSLIVIAVNINRRANIYNTLAASACLLLLINPNNLFEVGFQLSYMAVFGIVYLQPRLAALWPVKNKIALFFWNLITVSIAAQIATFPLSAYYFNQFPTYFLLSNILVIPAATILIPLGIGLLIFSSVPLVAQVISSIVNSIIKVVYFSLSTFESLPFSTQDIFLQKHELLFVLAILFSVFLFLKYKSAIAIKSSLLFALLLTISILLSGYKQFRQHEIIVLNSREPVVCFISAKKMYIVSSAQLSPDDYLYTTIQDIKTGQRIKNAIFLNTSETYLDKYILLDKNRVVFEGKKVVFENNRLAIAEEFSSDILNSVETELQNNQSNTGNCVYIQYYPTRNLAINSEQQHILSEQGAFIANW comes from the coding sequence ATGGTGGAAAACACATTCAACAAAATACCGTTTCTAAGATTAACTGTTGCCCTTGCATCAGGCATTTTTCTTGCGTCAGTATTTAACTTCAACACAACCCTTAGCATTTTTTGTGCTGTTGGAATTATTTTGTGCCTGCTTATCATCCAAAAACGCTACAACCATTATCTGTCGCCTGTATTTGGAGTGTTAACTTTTATTCTGTTTGCCCTTATCGGTTCAATAAGTTATACCGAATACAACAAAACGAAACCTTCCAGTGCAACAGGCACTATGATTGCCACCGTATTAGAAGCACCGCAGGAAAAACCAAACTCCTATAAAAGCCTTCTGCTTTTGCACACCATACATCCGGGAGGTGCCACTGCAAGAACAAATGAAAAGATTTTAGTGTATTTCGGGAAAAGCAATGAAATTTTGCAATTAAAATCCGGTAGTCAGATTATTTTTGACCACTTACCTGAACTCATCGAAAACAATGGAAATCCACATGAATTTGATTACAAAAACTACCTGGCAAGAAAGCATATTTACAGGCAAGTATATTTAAATGCCGACGACTGGAAACTAATAGGATACAAGAACAATACACCGCAAACGCTGGCCGAAACTGCTCGTGACAAAATGCTAAAAATATATCGAGAGCAAAAAATAGGCGAAAGGGAAACCGAAATTCTGTCGGCACTTACACTTGGCTACAAACGCGAGCTCGACCGTGAAACAAAACGTGTTTTTTCCTCTGCCGGAGCAATGCATGTTTTGGCAGTTTCGGGATTGCATGTAGGAATACTGTTTTTCACCTTTTCTTTTATTTTTGGCTTTCTGAAAAAACGAAAAACCGGGAAATTAATTTACGTTCTTATCTTAATCTCACTGCTGTGGAGCTACGCATTTGTAACCGGATTGTCGCCATCGGTTATGAGGGCTTGTACCATGTTTAGTCTAATTGTAATAGCTGTCAACATTAACCGTCGGGCCAATATTTACAACACACTCGCTGCATCTGCGTGCCTGCTTTTGCTAATTAATCCAAACAACTTATTCGAAGTTGGTTTTCAACTGTCTTACATGGCCGTTTTTGGCATTGTTTATTTACAACCAAGACTGGCAGCTTTATGGCCGGTAAAAAATAAAATTGCTCTGTTTTTCTGGAACCTGATCACGGTGTCAATTGCAGCCCAAATCGCCACTTTCCCTTTATCAGCCTATTATTTCAATCAATTCCCAACTTACTTTTTATTGAGCAACATTCTTGTAATACCCGCAGCAACGATTCTTATCCCTCTCGGAATCGGCTTGTTAATTTTCTCCTCGGTACCGTTAGTCGCTCAAGTTATTTCGAGTATTGTTAATTCAATTATTAAAGTCGTGTATTTTAGTCTTTCAACATTTGAATCTCTTCCTTTTTCAACGCAAGACATTTTTCTTCAAAAACATGAACTATTATTTGTATTAGCAATCCTATTTTCAGTATTTCTATTCTTAAAATACAAATCAGCAATTGCAATAAAATCATCACTTCTGTTTGCCCTGCTGCTAACAATATCCATTCTGCTTTCCGGCTACAAACAATTTAGGCAACATGAAATAATTGTACTGAACTCACGAGAACCGGTGGTTTGCTTTATCTCCGCTAAAAAAATGTATATTGTTTCTTCTGCGCAGCTATCTCCCGATGATTACTTATACACTACAATTCAGGACATTAAAACCGGGCAACGAATAAAAAATGCCATCTTTTTAAACACTTCTGAAACCTACCTCGATAAATACATTTTACTTGACAAGAACCGAGTTGTGTTTGAAGGCAAGAAGGTTGTATTTGAAAATAACCGATTGGCCATTGCTGAAGAGTTTTCTTCAGATATTCTGAATTCGGTAGAAACTGAGTTACAAAACAACCAATCAAACACGGGCAATTGCGTCTATATTCAGTATTATCCCACCAGAAATTTGGCTATAAACTCAGAGCAACAACACATTCTATCAGAACAAGGTGCCTTTATTGCAAACTGGTAA